Proteins from a genomic interval of Gossypium hirsutum isolate 1008001.06 chromosome A09, Gossypium_hirsutum_v2.1, whole genome shotgun sequence:
- the LOC107930208 gene encoding uncharacterized protein: MGNCLFGILGEAEPEGLIRVITSDGGVMEFSAPISARNIIDEFPGHAIFRSHDPSCKPLFHHQELLAGKSYYLLPFNSKESSHGNGDQIVRQGHLRSNSNPSSVIVPYRISCDLQGTLKGSHTDIFSRYNNSDHGFWKVKLAISQEQLSDILSQETRTQELIESVRTVAKCGNGVSTSVGFSDQWSLSSSRNASSHKDGFLFQL, encoded by the coding sequence ATGGGGAACTGCCTGTTCGGGATCTTGGGAGAAGCTGAGCCTGAGGGACTGATCAGAGTCATAACTTCCGACGGCGGAGTTATGGAGTTTTCAGCTCCAATATCAGCACGAAATATCATAGATGAATTCCCAGGGCATGCTATTTTCCGAAGCCATGATCCGTCCTGTAAACCACTCTTTCACCATCAGGAGCTTCTGGCTGGAAAGTCATACTATCTACTTCCATTCAACAGCAAAGAAAGCAGTCACGGTAATGGCGACCAGATTGTCCGACAAGGCCATCTCCGGTCGAACAGCAACCCGTCGTCTGTCATAGTTCCTTACAGGATATCATGTGATCTCCAGGGGACTTTAAAGGGATCCCATACTGATATTTTCTCCAGGTACAACAACAGCGACCATGGATTTTGGAAAGTTAAGCTGGCGATCAGCCAGGAACAGCTGTCGGACATTTTGTCGCAAGAAACTCGAACTCAAGAACTGATCGAGAGTGTTAGAACGGTCGCCAAATGTGGAAATGGGGTGTCAACATCTGTTGGGTTCTCAGATCAATGGAGTCTGTCGAGCAGTAGGAATGCTTCCTCTCACAAAGACGGCTTCTTGTTTCAATTGTGA